One Pelagicoccus sp. SDUM812003 genomic window carries:
- the rpmA gene encoding 50S ribosomal protein L27, translating into MAHKKGQGTSKNGRDSNPKNLGVKKFGGEDVIAGNIIVRQRGTRFHAGKNVGMGRDHTLFALSDGKVVFDKAHRKVAVEA; encoded by the coding sequence ATGGCACACAAAAAAGGACAAGGTACTTCCAAGAACGGACGCGACTCGAACCCGAAGAACCTCGGCGTTAAGAAGTTTGGCGGAGAAGACGTCATCGCAGGCAACATCATCGTTCGTCAACGCGGCACCCGTTTCCACGCTGGCAAGAACGTCGGCATGGGTCGCGACCACACCCTCTTCGCTCTCAGCGACGGCAAGGTCGTTTTCGACAAAGCTCACCGCAAGGTAGCCGTCGAAGCCTAA
- a CDS encoding NAD(P)/FAD-dependent oxidoreductase — MTMERYDVAIIGAGMSGLTAGIRAAHFGKKVVILEQHNAPGGLNSFYAKDGRKYDVGLHAMTNFVPASERRAIFSKLLRQLRIDRAELDLIEQKSSRIAFPNTDLRFSNDEALLESEIEREFPSQIDGFRRLSETIRNYADSDLEKPYQSAREWLRGFITDPLLEDMLFCPLMYYGSSVEDDMDVGQFVIMFRSLLHEGFARPVDGIRVLIRVVLDRYRKLGGIRKMKTEVKRLVVDAGKVSRIELASGDEIAAEVVLSCAGLPETYRLVEPSLGVETPALEGRLAFAETISVYQDLPETWGWGDDTIVFFNRTDRFSFRNPDTPIDLNSGVICLPSNFEYGDRKPDEGLVRVTCLANNRDWFEYSETNYAKAKEDWFARIQSAILPMMPRPTRAYQGGLLATDMFTPKTVHRFTRRSRGAIYGSPNKIKDGRTPVDNLFLCGTDQGYLGIVGSMLSGVVIANQYVLKGG; from the coding sequence ATTACGATGGAGCGGTACGACGTAGCGATCATAGGCGCGGGCATGTCCGGTTTGACAGCGGGCATACGTGCGGCGCATTTCGGCAAGAAAGTGGTGATCCTGGAGCAGCACAACGCCCCTGGAGGGTTGAATAGCTTCTACGCCAAGGACGGTCGCAAGTACGACGTCGGGCTGCACGCCATGACCAATTTCGTGCCCGCCAGTGAGCGGCGAGCCATCTTCAGCAAACTGCTGCGGCAGTTGCGCATCGATCGAGCCGAGCTCGACTTGATAGAACAGAAGAGTTCCCGTATCGCGTTTCCGAATACGGATTTGAGGTTCAGCAACGACGAGGCTCTGCTGGAGAGCGAAATCGAAAGAGAGTTCCCTAGCCAGATCGATGGATTTAGGCGACTGAGCGAAACGATTCGCAACTACGCTGATAGCGACTTGGAAAAACCTTATCAGTCTGCCCGCGAATGGCTGCGGGGATTTATCACCGACCCACTGCTGGAAGACATGCTGTTCTGCCCACTGATGTACTACGGTTCCTCGGTGGAGGACGATATGGATGTAGGGCAATTCGTCATCATGTTCCGTTCGCTTCTGCACGAGGGCTTCGCTCGACCGGTGGACGGCATTCGCGTGCTGATCCGGGTGGTGCTTGATCGCTATCGAAAGCTAGGCGGTATTCGAAAAATGAAGACGGAGGTGAAGCGCCTAGTGGTCGACGCGGGCAAAGTGTCGCGAATCGAGCTCGCCAGCGGTGATGAGATCGCCGCCGAGGTGGTGCTTTCCTGCGCCGGGCTGCCGGAGACGTATCGACTGGTGGAGCCGAGCTTAGGCGTCGAAACTCCCGCGCTCGAAGGGCGTCTGGCCTTCGCGGAAACGATTTCCGTTTACCAGGATCTTCCTGAGACTTGGGGGTGGGGCGATGATACCATCGTGTTTTTCAATCGAACGGACCGTTTTTCGTTTCGAAATCCGGATACGCCGATCGACCTGAACAGTGGGGTGATTTGTTTGCCGAGCAACTTCGAGTACGGGGATCGCAAGCCGGACGAGGGGTTGGTGCGCGTGACCTGCCTAGCCAACAACCGTGACTGGTTCGAGTATTCGGAAACGAATTACGCTAAGGCGAAGGAAGATTGGTTTGCCCGGATCCAGAGCGCCATCTTGCCTATGATGCCGCGGCCTACGCGTGCGTACCAGGGCGGGCTGCTGGCTACTGACATGTTCACACCGAAAACGGTTCACCGTTTCACGCGCCGGTCCCGCGGAGCGATCTACGGTTCGCCAAACAAGATCAAGGATGGGCGCACGCCGGTGGATAACCTCTTCCTCTGCGGAACTGACCAAGGCTACCTCGGCATCGTAGGCAGCATGCTCAGCGGCGTGGTGATCGCCAATCAGTACGTGCTCAAGGGCGGTTGA
- a CDS encoding DJ-1 family glyoxalase III — MSQPTPTALVIVFDGIEEIEALTPVDILRRAEIDVTVASVDGNSQVKGRNDITFAADTSLSLVAENEFDLVLLPGGPGVLKQLDNSELAAALKAQDKRGGLLAAICAAPKLLANCGLLNNRSATSHASVRDDLPIASEEPVVQDGHIITSQGVGTAVEFSLALVGRMKSKELADKIAASIHYQS, encoded by the coding sequence ATGAGCCAGCCAACTCCCACCGCCCTCGTCATCGTGTTCGATGGCATCGAGGAAATCGAAGCCCTCACTCCCGTAGACATCCTTCGACGGGCCGAGATCGACGTGACAGTGGCGTCGGTCGACGGCAACAGCCAGGTCAAGGGCCGCAACGACATCACCTTCGCCGCCGACACCTCCCTCTCCCTAGTGGCAGAGAACGAATTCGACCTAGTGCTGCTTCCCGGCGGTCCTGGAGTCCTGAAGCAACTGGATAATTCCGAACTCGCCGCGGCGCTCAAGGCGCAGGACAAGCGCGGCGGTCTGCTGGCCGCTATCTGCGCCGCCCCGAAGCTGCTGGCGAACTGCGGACTGCTCAACAACCGCAGCGCCACCTCGCACGCCTCCGTCCGCGACGATCTTCCCATCGCCTCGGAAGAACCCGTTGTGCAAGACGGTCACATAATCACCTCCCAAGGCGTCGGAACCGCAGTCGAATTTTCACTCGCGCTCGTTGGTAGGATGAAATCGAAGGAGCTCGCCGACAAAATCGCCGCCTCCATCCACTACCAATCTTGA
- a CDS encoding phosphopantetheine-binding protein, with amino-acid sequence MTKDECKQVVLDIISEIAPDEDLTDIKGDVALREQLDLDSMDFLDIVMELRKQHSIEVPEADYGHLASLDSCAEYLTPKFNALV; translated from the coding sequence ATGACCAAAGACGAATGCAAACAAGTGGTGCTCGACATCATTTCGGAAATTGCTCCAGACGAAGACCTTACAGATATCAAAGGAGATGTTGCCCTGCGTGAGCAGCTCGATCTCGACTCCATGGACTTTCTTGATATCGTGATGGAGCTCCGTAAGCAGCACAGCATCGAGGTCCCCGAAGCAGACTATGGGCATCTCGCGTCACTGGACAGCTGCGCGGAGTACCTTACGCCGAAGTTCAACGCCTTGGTCTAG
- the recR gene encoding recombination mediator RecR: MTPAFEALQKELKRLPGVGFRSAERMAIYLLLERPEAAASLADAIRSASERVRSCSVCGNVCEEEACSICQDERRSDSGLLCVVEHVSDLMALEKSGAYRGRYHVLHGKLSPINGIGPERLNLSGFTDRLKRESIEELILALPNDVEGEATSHYLTDLVGEGSVKVSRIGFGLPSGASVLYADTVTLKSALEARKAF; encoded by the coding sequence ATGACACCCGCCTTCGAAGCCTTGCAGAAAGAGCTGAAGCGATTGCCTGGCGTGGGCTTTCGCTCCGCTGAGCGCATGGCGATCTACCTCCTGCTGGAGCGCCCTGAAGCGGCGGCTTCACTAGCCGACGCCATCCGTAGCGCCTCCGAGCGCGTGCGTAGCTGCTCGGTGTGTGGCAACGTCTGCGAGGAGGAAGCGTGTTCCATCTGTCAGGACGAGCGTCGTTCCGACAGCGGTCTGCTCTGTGTGGTGGAGCATGTCAGCGACCTGATGGCCTTAGAGAAATCGGGAGCCTATCGCGGACGGTACCACGTGCTGCATGGCAAGCTTTCGCCCATAAACGGAATTGGTCCGGAGCGGCTGAATTTGTCGGGGTTTACCGACCGGTTGAAGAGGGAATCGATCGAGGAGCTCATCCTGGCCCTGCCGAACGATGTGGAAGGGGAGGCTACGAGCCATTACCTGACCGATCTGGTAGGAGAAGGCTCGGTCAAGGTGTCGCGCATCGGATTTGGACTTCCGAGCGGGGCGTCCGTTCTGTACGCCGACACCGTTACCTTGAAAAGCGCCCTCGAAGCGCGTAAGGCTTTTTAA
- a CDS encoding M20/M25/M40 family metallo-hydrolase: protein MKASPMSSDYQAPEFLLELLEAKSPSGAETQAQAVFDKYVQPSADVYLKDTIGNRIAILNPESETSALFAGHLDELGLQINYIDENGFLYFKTLGGHDRVVISGRRVLIQTRNGIIKGVTGKRAVHLMDSKEREKVPQIHEMWIDIAAKDRADAQSRVQVGDVATYDHEFAFLNGSVATARAFDNKGGSYIVGETLRRLSKEKDQLQAKIISVGNAQEEVGVRGATISSYNAKPTFAVAVDVGHATDHPDCDKRKFGEFKLGKGPIITRGPNINPIVFKKLIEAAEANGIPYQLEGDPRPTGTDARAIQVAGAGVATGLISLPLRYMHTPSEVVDLQDVEHCIQLLVAFSKSLKAGENGNW, encoded by the coding sequence TTGAAAGCATCACCTATGTCCTCCGACTATCAAGCGCCTGAATTCCTCCTCGAACTGCTCGAAGCCAAGAGCCCATCCGGAGCCGAAACCCAAGCGCAGGCTGTATTCGATAAGTACGTACAACCGTCGGCGGACGTCTACCTGAAGGACACCATCGGCAACCGCATCGCCATCCTCAATCCGGAATCGGAAACTTCCGCCCTATTCGCTGGCCACCTCGACGAGCTCGGACTGCAGATCAACTACATCGACGAAAACGGATTCCTCTACTTCAAGACGCTGGGCGGACATGATCGCGTCGTCATCTCCGGCCGTCGCGTGCTCATCCAAACCAGAAACGGCATCATAAAAGGCGTCACCGGCAAACGCGCCGTGCATCTAATGGATAGCAAGGAACGCGAGAAGGTGCCGCAAATCCACGAGATGTGGATCGATATCGCGGCCAAGGACCGGGCCGACGCCCAGTCCCGCGTGCAAGTGGGAGACGTCGCCACCTACGATCACGAGTTCGCGTTTCTAAACGGCAGCGTGGCCACAGCGCGCGCCTTCGACAACAAGGGCGGTTCCTACATCGTAGGCGAAACCCTGCGACGCCTGTCCAAGGAGAAGGATCAGCTTCAGGCGAAGATCATCTCCGTAGGCAACGCTCAGGAGGAAGTCGGCGTTCGCGGAGCGACCATCTCCAGCTACAACGCCAAGCCGACCTTCGCTGTGGCCGTCGACGTCGGCCACGCCACGGATCACCCCGACTGCGACAAGCGCAAGTTTGGCGAGTTCAAGCTGGGCAAGGGCCCTATCATAACCCGCGGTCCCAATATCAATCCGATCGTATTCAAAAAACTGATCGAGGCCGCGGAAGCGAACGGCATTCCCTACCAGCTCGAAGGCGATCCTCGCCCCACCGGCACCGACGCTCGGGCCATCCAAGTCGCCGGAGCGGGCGTGGCGACCGGACTGATCAGTCTTCCGCTGCGCTACATGCACACGCCAAGCGAGGTGGTCGACCTCCAGGACGTCGAGCACTGCATCCAACTTCTGGTCGCGTTTTCGAAGAGCCTGAAAGCCGGCGAAAACGGAAACTGGTAG
- a CDS encoding Hpt domain-containing protein, protein MLPDVSNEDVYRQRTIDELLLREKDGRPLLRRLFEIYLQETPRLLEELEASLMARDSEACYDVIHQMKGSAAALGALRVFKLTEAALPLCRNGQVLQIDDIVERIESESDAFVQKVAEILDGHAKG, encoded by the coding sequence ATGCTTCCAGATGTATCAAACGAAGACGTTTATCGGCAGAGGACGATAGACGAACTGTTGCTAAGAGAAAAGGACGGTCGGCCGCTGCTGCGTCGCCTGTTCGAAATCTACCTGCAGGAGACGCCGCGTTTGCTGGAGGAGCTGGAAGCGTCGCTGATGGCGAGAGACTCCGAGGCGTGCTACGATGTCATTCATCAGATGAAGGGTTCGGCTGCCGCTCTTGGGGCATTGCGGGTGTTCAAGTTGACCGAAGCCGCTCTCCCGCTCTGCCGAAACGGACAGGTGCTGCAGATCGATGATATCGTCGAGCGAATCGAGTCCGAATCCGACGCGTTCGTGCAGAAGGTGGCGGAGATCCTCGATGGGCACGCAAAGGGCTAG
- a CDS encoding NAD-dependent epimerase/dehydratase family protein: MDSDARSAGELRAAGLRKGERACDAGEMSNESSRTLLVLGCGYLGRRIVATALEQGLRVKAVSKNEASLEEVARLGAETCQAWVDGATWHAFAGEGVDWVVNCVSSAGGGLEGYRRSYVEGNRSLAAWARSAGFGGKAIYTSSVSVYPDAGGGWVDERCSSEPSNERGKIVRESEQVFLDGVARGSGYVLRLAGLYGPGRHLMLNTLREGPEEIPGWGDYHLNLVRIEDVESAVWSVLNESELKPGVYNVIDDRPSLKEEMVAWIADRLKIAKPRFTGKPGGGRASSRRLGEGGRPADRRISNASLKASSGWRPRYSDYRKGFGELIDRPLDSV, from the coding sequence ATGGATTCCGATGCTCGCTCGGCTGGCGAGCTGAGAGCTGCAGGCTTGCGAAAGGGCGAGCGCGCCTGCGATGCTGGGGAAATGTCGAATGAATCGAGCAGGACCTTGTTGGTATTGGGTTGCGGCTATCTCGGAAGGCGAATCGTGGCGACTGCATTGGAGCAGGGGCTGCGCGTGAAGGCCGTTTCCAAGAACGAAGCGAGTTTGGAGGAGGTCGCGCGACTGGGGGCCGAGACCTGCCAGGCTTGGGTGGACGGAGCGACTTGGCATGCTTTCGCGGGCGAAGGAGTCGATTGGGTGGTCAACTGCGTCAGCTCGGCTGGAGGTGGTTTGGAGGGATATCGCCGCTCCTACGTCGAGGGCAATCGCTCCCTGGCGGCGTGGGCCCGCTCTGCTGGGTTTGGCGGAAAGGCGATCTATACCAGCAGTGTCAGCGTGTATCCAGATGCTGGAGGCGGGTGGGTGGACGAACGCTGCTCCAGTGAGCCGAGCAACGAAAGAGGAAAGATCGTGCGCGAGTCGGAGCAGGTTTTTCTCGATGGAGTGGCGAGAGGCAGCGGCTATGTTCTGCGTTTGGCGGGACTCTATGGTCCGGGGCGTCATCTGATGCTGAATACGTTGCGAGAGGGCCCGGAGGAAATCCCTGGATGGGGGGACTACCATTTGAACTTGGTGAGGATCGAGGACGTGGAATCTGCGGTGTGGAGCGTCCTGAATGAGAGCGAACTTAAGCCGGGCGTCTACAACGTGATCGACGACAGGCCGAGCCTCAAGGAGGAGATGGTGGCGTGGATCGCGGACCGATTGAAGATCGCCAAACCGCGTTTCACGGGCAAGCCAGGGGGCGGACGGGCCAGTTCGCGGCGATTGGGCGAGGGAGGCAGGCCGGCGGATCGTCGCATTTCCAACGCGTCCCTGAAGGCCAGCTCCGGTTGGCGGCCTCGCTATTCGGACTACCGGAAAGGCTTTGGCGAACTGATAGACAGGCCACTAGATAGTGTTTGA
- a CDS encoding SDR family NAD(P)-dependent oxidoreductase: MRTIFITGVSRGLGQALSKALNDSDTRLIGFGRTQGDFKGEFHSCDFSKAQLASSIFASALKEADLSRASSIVFISNAGTLGPIGKAQQLDTFDIEQTITANLCGSTIAATQFLRATEFLDVPKLFIQISSGAALPDRAKGSWSLYCACKAGQEQLVRAIAIEQDAADYPSRFININPGVMETAMQVAIRKLSPDDFPEVQEFIKMKEEGRVPSPDTIAERIKDLISDISSLENGKTYTLANYKK, encoded by the coding sequence ATGCGAACCATATTCATAACCGGCGTATCCAGAGGACTTGGACAAGCGCTCTCGAAAGCGTTGAACGATTCCGATACGCGACTCATCGGCTTCGGTCGCACCCAGGGAGACTTCAAGGGCGAGTTTCACTCATGCGACTTTTCCAAGGCTCAGCTTGCCTCGAGCATCTTCGCGTCCGCTTTGAAGGAAGCCGACCTTTCGCGAGCGAGCTCCATCGTCTTCATCAGCAACGCCGGCACGCTCGGCCCGATCGGCAAGGCCCAGCAACTCGACACCTTCGACATCGAGCAGACCATCACCGCGAACCTTTGCGGATCCACCATCGCCGCCACCCAGTTCCTTCGCGCCACGGAGTTTCTAGACGTACCCAAGCTTTTCATACAGATATCGTCCGGAGCCGCCCTGCCAGACCGAGCCAAGGGCAGCTGGTCGCTCTACTGCGCCTGCAAGGCGGGCCAGGAACAGCTGGTGCGAGCCATCGCTATCGAACAGGATGCCGCGGACTATCCCAGCCGTTTTATCAATATCAATCCCGGCGTGATGGAAACCGCCATGCAAGTGGCCATCCGCAAACTATCGCCTGACGATTTTCCCGAAGTGCAGGAGTTCATCAAGATGAAGGAAGAAGGACGCGTGCCCTCGCCCGATACGATCGCCGAACGCATAAAAGACCTCATATCCGACATATCCTCCCTGGAAAACGGCAAGACCTATACCCTCGCGAACTACAAGAAATAG
- a CDS encoding response regulator transcription factor — MKVILIEDQILFRELTESIVKADFNLEVVGQYEDGEEGLQACLDLRPDLVILDLKIKKLGGLTVFNRIKDRMPECKVILVSAHFTPEIVKNTVERGVNGLVTKNSSIESLKDAIGQILKGAVYYSPEAYKLLRQPITNKDYNDSLKMLTPRETDVLQMVGEGYSSKEIARSFNLSVRTIDAHRSNIMRKLNLRGATDMTRLAVKLKLVSQD; from the coding sequence ATGAAAGTCATACTCATCGAAGACCAGATCCTGTTCCGGGAGCTTACCGAATCGATTGTGAAGGCGGATTTCAATCTAGAGGTAGTTGGACAGTACGAAGACGGCGAAGAAGGACTTCAGGCCTGTCTCGACCTCCGACCCGACCTTGTAATCCTCGATCTCAAGATCAAGAAGCTCGGAGGACTCACCGTTTTCAACCGCATCAAGGACCGCATGCCCGAGTGCAAGGTCATTCTGGTTTCCGCTCACTTCACTCCGGAAATCGTCAAGAACACGGTGGAGCGCGGCGTGAACGGCTTGGTCACCAAAAACAGCTCCATAGAGAGCCTGAAGGACGCCATCGGCCAGATCCTCAAGGGCGCCGTCTACTACTCTCCAGAAGCGTACAAGCTGCTCCGCCAGCCGATCACCAACAAGGACTACAACGACAGCCTCAAGATGCTGACACCTCGCGAGACCGACGTGCTGCAGATGGTCGGGGAAGGCTACAGCTCCAAGGAGATCGCTCGGTCCTTCAATTTGAGCGTTCGCACCATCGACGCCCACCGCTCCAACATCATGCGCAAGCTCAACCTACGCGGAGCCACCGACATGACCCGCCTCGCGGTGAAACTCAAGCTGGTCAGCCAGGACTAG
- a CDS encoding DUF1801 domain-containing protein yields MANPKGKTVAALLAEVEDPELRRDAKALHALMKELTGLKPSVWSDSMIGYGSYRYRYASGREGEWFRIGFAPRARGLSLYLMSDFEGEEQLMQRIGKRKMGKCCMTFRRLSDLDESVLKELVYKSARGAIQSEV; encoded by the coding sequence GTGGCGAATCCGAAGGGAAAAACCGTAGCGGCGCTGCTGGCCGAGGTCGAGGATCCGGAGCTGCGTCGCGACGCCAAGGCTCTGCATGCCTTGATGAAGGAGCTCACTGGCCTAAAGCCGTCGGTATGGAGCGACAGCATGATTGGCTACGGAAGCTATCGGTATCGCTACGCCAGCGGTCGTGAAGGCGAGTGGTTTCGCATCGGTTTCGCCCCGCGGGCTCGCGGATTGAGCCTTTACCTGATGTCGGACTTCGAAGGCGAAGAGCAGCTGATGCAACGCATCGGAAAGCGCAAGATGGGAAAATGCTGCATGACCTTCCGTCGCTTGTCGGATTTGGACGAGTCCGTTTTGAAGGAGCTCGTCTACAAGTCAGCCCGGGGCGCCATCCAATCCGAAGTATGA
- a CDS encoding beta-ketoacyl-[acyl-carrier-protein] synthase family protein: protein MALSRVVITGVGLTAPNGNSLSEFRSNLLAGKAGISRIDMRYMGQVLAGVCDFDPLAYQKRKELRVGTRAGSVSIYCAREALKDAGIEVADLVSDRTGIYVGTTEHGNVETENEVYNISQFDYDTKYWSHHHNPRTVSNNPAGEVSLNLKIHGPAYTVGAACAAGNLGLIQGLQMLQLGEVDLAIAGGVSESIRSFGIFAGFKSQGALAENEDPNKASRPFDLKRNGIVVSEGGALYTLERLEDAQARGAKIYGEIVGYHINSDATDYVLPNPERQAQCMRGALKKAGMRPSEIHIVSTHATATPMGDIQECTAVREVFADCPETYVNNTKGFIGHAMGGAGALELAGNLPSLEDGLVHPSINCEDLDPKCALPGLVLGQPKQSKQVDAILNNSFGMLGINSALIVKRFSN, encoded by the coding sequence ATGGCACTAAGCAGAGTCGTAATCACCGGCGTTGGGCTGACAGCCCCCAACGGAAACAGTTTGAGCGAATTTCGCAGCAACCTTCTAGCGGGCAAGGCGGGTATCAGCCGGATCGACATGCGCTACATGGGGCAGGTGCTGGCTGGCGTGTGCGACTTCGATCCTTTGGCCTACCAGAAACGAAAGGAGCTGCGGGTCGGCACACGCGCTGGCAGCGTGTCTATCTACTGCGCTCGCGAGGCTCTCAAGGATGCTGGCATCGAGGTCGCGGACTTGGTTTCGGACCGCACCGGTATCTACGTGGGCACCACCGAGCATGGCAATGTGGAGACGGAAAACGAGGTCTACAACATTTCCCAATTCGACTACGATACCAAGTATTGGTCGCACCATCACAATCCCCGTACCGTTTCCAACAACCCGGCGGGCGAGGTGTCGCTGAATTTGAAGATCCATGGTCCCGCCTACACCGTAGGAGCCGCTTGCGCCGCTGGAAACCTGGGCCTGATCCAAGGGCTACAGATGCTGCAGCTGGGAGAAGTCGACCTAGCGATCGCGGGGGGCGTTTCGGAGAGCATTCGCTCCTTCGGCATTTTCGCGGGGTTCAAGAGCCAGGGAGCTCTGGCTGAGAACGAGGATCCGAACAAGGCCTCGCGCCCGTTCGACCTCAAGCGAAACGGAATCGTGGTCAGCGAGGGCGGGGCCCTCTACACTTTGGAACGTCTCGAAGACGCCCAGGCTCGCGGAGCGAAGATCTACGGAGAGATCGTGGGCTATCACATCAATTCCGATGCCACCGACTACGTGCTGCCCAATCCCGAGCGCCAGGCTCAGTGCATGCGAGGGGCTCTCAAGAAGGCCGGCATGCGCCCCAGCGAGATCCATATCGTGAGCACCCATGCCACGGCGACTCCCATGGGCGACATTCAGGAGTGCACCGCGGTGCGCGAGGTGTTCGCGGACTGCCCGGAAACCTATGTCAATAACACCAAAGGCTTCATCGGGCACGCCATGGGCGGAGCCGGAGCTTTGGAGCTGGCGGGCAATCTTCCGTCTCTGGAGGACGGCCTGGTGCACCCGTCGATCAACTGCGAGGATCTCGATCCAAAGTGCGCTCTTCCCGGGCTGGTTCTCGGGCAGCCAAAGCAATCGAAACAGGTTGACGCCATTCTTAATAACTCCTTTGGTATGCTCGGTATTAACTCGGCGCTGATCGTAAAGCGCTTTTCGAACTAG
- a CDS encoding dihydrolipoyl dehydrogenase, producing the protein MKEYDFIAIGGGSGGFNAARVARGFSDNVAVIDGARQLGGLCILRGCMPSKTLIYSAEVLHLAQNARAFGLNIPSAKVDMPALHQRKLEIIKEFTDYRVESMTSGKYDLYRNQARFIGPNTIELDDGVQLRGKKFILATGSKIAKPPIPGLDDDGIWTSDDVLELDFLPESVIVLGGGVVACELAQFLNRVGSQVTQIQRSPHILKDQAPDVSEVVETAFRDEGVSLFTDTQLERIEKTDTGYSVTFKLQGESKTVFAQHLVNALGRYPATRGLGLDAAGVDLKPNGQIATNEHQQTSNPDIYAAGDCAGPYEIVHTAVLQGEYAARHAFGKPGPGPLNYDHMLDVVFTDPQVARVGLTEKALKERDIDFIAADYPFDDHGKSILMEAKYGFVRVFAEKPSGRILGAEIVSKDGGELIHALAVAVSNNLTAADLLKTHWYHPTLAEIISYPLEDIVDEL; encoded by the coding sequence ATGAAAGAATACGACTTCATCGCCATCGGCGGCGGCAGCGGCGGCTTCAACGCCGCTCGCGTCGCCCGCGGATTCTCCGACAACGTCGCCGTCATCGACGGCGCCCGCCAGCTCGGCGGCCTATGCATCCTGCGCGGCTGCATGCCCTCGAAAACGCTGATCTACTCGGCGGAAGTCCTGCACCTCGCCCAGAACGCTCGAGCGTTCGGCCTGAACATTCCAAGCGCCAAGGTCGACATGCCCGCGCTGCATCAGCGAAAACTGGAAATCATCAAGGAATTCACCGACTACCGCGTGGAGTCCATGACCAGCGGAAAGTACGACCTCTACCGCAACCAGGCCCGCTTCATCGGCCCGAACACCATCGAGCTCGACGACGGCGTCCAGCTGCGCGGCAAAAAGTTCATACTGGCCACCGGCTCCAAGATTGCGAAGCCGCCCATCCCAGGACTCGACGACGACGGCATCTGGACCAGCGACGACGTGCTGGAGCTGGATTTTCTGCCCGAGTCCGTCATCGTGCTCGGCGGCGGCGTAGTGGCCTGCGAGCTCGCCCAGTTCCTGAATCGCGTGGGAAGCCAGGTCACCCAAATCCAGCGTAGCCCGCACATTCTCAAGGACCAAGCCCCAGACGTCTCTGAAGTCGTGGAAACCGCGTTCCGCGACGAAGGCGTTTCCCTCTTCACCGATACGCAACTCGAGCGTATCGAAAAAACGGACACCGGCTACTCCGTCACCTTCAAGCTCCAAGGGGAATCAAAAACCGTTTTCGCTCAGCATCTCGTCAACGCGCTGGGGCGCTATCCGGCCACTCGAGGGCTGGGCTTGGATGCGGCAGGAGTCGATTTGAAGCCAAACGGCCAGATCGCCACCAACGAGCACCAGCAGACCAGCAATCCCGACATCTATGCCGCAGGCGATTGCGCCGGGCCGTACGAGATCGTGCACACCGCCGTACTGCAGGGCGAATACGCCGCTCGACACGCGTTTGGCAAGCCCGGCCCCGGACCGCTCAACTACGACCACATGCTGGATGTGGTCTTCACCGACCCTCAAGTGGCGCGCGTCGGGCTGACCGAAAAAGCGCTCAAGGAACGCGACATCGACTTCATCGCTGCCGACTACCCTTTCGACGACCATGGAAAATCCATCCTCATGGAAGCGAAATACGGCTTCGTGCGGGTGTTCGCCGAGAAACCCTCCGGCCGCATTCTGGGAGCCGAGATCGTCTCCAAGGACGGAGGCGAACTTATCCACGCCCTTGCGGTCGCTGTATCCAACAATTTAACCGCCGCTGATCTATTGAAAACTCATTGGTATCATCCTACCTTAGCGGAAATCATCAGCTACCCGCTTGAAGACATCGTCGACGAGCTCTAG
- a CDS encoding YbaB/EbfC family nucleoid-associated protein, whose amino-acid sequence MAGVGKLLKQAQKMQKKIESMQEELAKAELDVTSGGGAVAIKINGQGEFLSLKIDPELLKEEASLVEETLLEAVKEAAAKSKAYNEEEMSKATQGFNMPGLM is encoded by the coding sequence ATGGCAGGTGTAGGAAAATTGCTCAAGCAGGCTCAGAAAATGCAGAAGAAGATCGAGAGCATGCAGGAGGAGCTGGCCAAGGCGGAGCTTGATGTCACCAGCGGCGGCGGCGCGGTCGCGATCAAGATCAATGGCCAGGGCGAGTTTCTGTCGCTGAAGATCGATCCGGAACTGCTCAAGGAGGAGGCGAGCTTGGTGGAGGAGACCTTGCTCGAGGCGGTCAAGGAAGCCGCGGCCAAATCCAAGGCGTACAACGAGGAAGAGATGTCCAAGGCCACGCAGGGCTTCAACATGCCCGGTCTGATGTAG